One segment of Actinomyces sp. 432 DNA contains the following:
- a CDS encoding ATP-binding cassette domain-containing protein produces the protein MSTASATQPPVLKPPRDAQTSPAIHATGLRRDFGSLIAVDALDLDIAVGSVYGLLGPNGAGKSTVVKLLTTLLRPSSGNAAVMGHDLVHSPHRVRSVIGVAGQYASVDETLTGRENLRLFARLTGMSRTAGKRRADELLEAFALTDAAGRRVGRYSGGMRRRLDLAVSMVAAPPVLFLDEPTTGLDPRNREQMWRVIEDLVARGTTILLTTQYLDEADRLADRIGIMNHGRKVAEGSPDQLKDRIGSSSLVITPADPEDIAPALDVIMSVLSPGGEPTTRGGRIHVPIENTADATEVLVALRERGLSPAALSVDRPSLDSVFLTLTQSRVAERSTTDHPGAEGPTDASAHPADPETKENQ, from the coding sequence ATGAGCACCGCATCAGCAACTCAACCTCCTGTCCTTAAGCCGCCTCGGGATGCGCAGACCTCCCCCGCGATCCACGCCACCGGCCTGCGCCGCGACTTCGGCTCCTTGATCGCCGTTGACGCACTGGATTTGGACATCGCTGTCGGCAGCGTCTACGGGCTGCTCGGCCCCAACGGAGCTGGTAAGTCCACCGTCGTCAAGTTGCTGACGACGCTGCTGCGCCCGAGCTCCGGCAACGCCGCCGTCATGGGCCACGACCTGGTTCATTCTCCGCACCGAGTGCGCTCCGTAATCGGTGTCGCCGGACAGTACGCGAGCGTGGACGAGACACTCACCGGACGTGAAAACCTGCGGCTGTTCGCGCGTTTGACAGGGATGTCCCGGACCGCCGGCAAACGCCGCGCCGACGAGCTGCTCGAGGCCTTCGCCCTGACCGACGCCGCCGGGCGCCGCGTGGGCAGGTACTCGGGGGGTATGCGACGGCGCCTCGATCTGGCCGTGTCCATGGTCGCCGCACCTCCTGTGCTCTTCCTCGACGAGCCCACCACGGGTTTGGATCCGCGTAACCGTGAGCAGATGTGGCGGGTGATCGAAGACCTGGTGGCACGCGGCACGACAATCCTGCTGACAACTCAGTACCTGGATGAGGCCGATCGCCTGGCGGACAGAATCGGCATCATGAACCACGGTCGCAAGGTAGCCGAAGGTAGTCCCGACCAGCTCAAGGACCGGATCGGCTCCTCGAGCCTGGTGATCACTCCCGCGGATCCCGAAGACATAGCACCCGCCCTCGACGTCATCATGTCTGTCCTGTCTCCGGGCGGGGAGCCGACCACTCGGGGCGGGCGCATACACGTGCCGATCGAGAACACCGCAGACGCCACGGAGGTCCTTGTGGCGCTGCGTGAGCGGGGATTGTCTCCTGCGGCGCTCTCGGTCGACCGCCCCAGCCTCGATTCCGTATTCCTCACCTTAACGCAGTCCCGTGTGGCGGAGCGATCCACGACCGACCACCCGGGCGCCGAAGGCCCCACCGATGCATCCGCTCACCCTGCGGACCCGGAGACCAAGGAGAACCAGTGA